The Diaminobutyricimonas aerilata nucleotide sequence CTCGAGCTCGACCGCCAGACGGTGCTGCCCGCTCCGGCGCCACTGCCCGGCGACGGAGACCTCGGCGTCTACGCCGGCCGGGTCGAGATCGACCTCAGCCGCGAGCGCCGCTCCGCCTGACGAAGCGCGTCCGGATCAGCGCTTGGTGAGGTCGGCGTACTCCGGATGGTCGCGCACGAAACGGGCCACGAACGGGCACGCGGGCACCACCCGGTAGGAGGTGTCGGTGCGGATGAGGTCGAGCGTGCCCTGCACGAGCTTGCCGCCCAGTCCCGCGTTACGCCGGTGCTGCGGCACCTCGGTGTGGTGGATGCGGATGTCGTCGCCGTCGATCTCGTAGTCGGCGATCCCGACGACCTCGTCCCCGTCGAGCAGGGCGTAGCGCTCGGCGTCGGGCTGGTGTTCGACCTTCATGCGATCAACCTAGAAGCGGAATCTGGAACTCAGGTGGACGCCCGCTGCACGAGGCGGGTCGGCAAAAGGGTGAGGGTGTCGACCTCCTCCCCGTCGATGAGACGCACGAGCGCCTCCGCCATCGCCGTGCCGAACTCGATCGACGGCTGCTCGACGGTCGTGAGCTCGGGGCGCGAGGAGATCGCGTAGGAGTTGTTGTCGAAGCCGATCACCGCGACGTCGTCGGGCACCCTCATGCCGCGTTCGCGCAGGAGGTTGAGCGCTCCGAACGCCATCTGGTCGCTCGCCGCGAAGACGGCGTCGATGGGCTCGCCGCGATCGAGCAGTCGCCGCATCGCCGCCGCGCCGCCCTCCGGCGTGAAGTCGCCGTCCTCGACGAGCTCCGCCGGAAGGCCCGCCTCATCGAGCGCGCGGCGCCATCCGGTGAGGCGGTCGATGCCCGCCGCCATGTCGCGGCGGCCCGTGATGTGCGCGATGCGGGTGCGTCCGCGCTCGATCAGGTGGCGGGTCGCGCGGGAGGCCGCGTCGATGTTGTCCACGTCGACGACGTGCACGTTCTCGCTCTCGCGACTCATCGGCCGGCCGCCGAACACGACCGGCAACCGCCCGGCGAGATCGACGTACGAGGCGTCGTCGTTGTGGTGCGAGAGCACGAGCATCCCGTCGACGTTGCCGCCCTGCAGGTAGCGCCGCGTCTTGCCCGGGTCGCCCTCGGCCGCGATGAGGAGGGTGAGCGTGTAGTCCGTCTGTGCCAGCCGGAACGCGACGCCCTGGATCACGGAGGCGAAGAACGGGTCGGCGAAGAAGCGGGCCGTGTTCTCGGGGATGACGAGCGCGATCGCCTGGGTGCGCCGGCTGGCGAGCGTGCGTGCCGCCCGGTTGGGCACGTACCCGAGCTTCTGGATCGCGTCGTTGACGGCGCGGATGACCTCGGGCTTCACGCGCGGCGAGGCGTTCACCACGCGCGACACGGTCGATCGGGAGACCCCGGCGAGCTCGGCCACCTTCTCGAGGGTCGGTGCGCTCCCGTGGTCGATCGACATGCGAGACCTCCGATCAGCGACTGGGCGCGTATTCGCCCGCGATGATGCGGGCGTACTCGAGTCCCGAGTCCTTGATGATGCGCTCCTGTGTACGGTAGTCCACCCGCACGATGCCGAATCGCTTGTTGTAGCCCCACGCCCACTCGAAGTTGTCGAGCAGCGACCACACGAAGTAGCCCCGCACATCCGCGCCCTCGTCGATCGCGGCCGCGACCGCGTCGATGTGCGCGCGGATGTAGGCGGTGCGCTGAGCATCGTGCACGTGCCCGTCCTCCGACACCTCGTCGTCGTAGGCCGCGCCGTTCTCGGTGACGTAGAGCGGGGGAAGCGTCGGGTACTCCCGACCCAGCCGCACGAGCAGCGTGCGGAGTCCGTCGGGGTTGACCTCCCAGTCCATCGCCGTGCGCGGGAGGCGCCGGGTCGGGAAGGTGAGGTGTTCGCTGCCGACGAAGGGCGAACGTCCCGGCTTGTCCGTCGGGCGCAGCGACGGCCGCGCGTTCTCCGGCAGCGGCCGCCCGCTCACGTTGTCGTCGTGGTAGTGGTTCACCCCGAGGAAGTCGATCAGCGCCGCGATGATCTCGAGGTCTCCCTGCTGCACGAACTCCTCGAACCGGTACTTCGCCACATCCTCGAGCAGGTCGGCGGGGTAGCGGCCGAGCACGATCGGCTCGAGGAACGCGCGGTTCCACAGCGCGTCGAGCCGACGGGCCGCGTCGACGTCGCGTTCGTCCTCCGGGTCGTCGGGGATCGCGTTGGTGAGGTTGAGCGTGATGCCGATGTTCTGTGCGCCGAGCTCCCGCAGCACGCCGGTGGCGAGGCCGTGCGCAAGGTGCTGGTGGTGCAGCGCGGCGAGGGCAGCGCGGGGCTCCTGCCGACCGGGGGCGTGCTCGCCGCCGGCGTAGCCGATGAGGGAGCTGCACAGCGGTTCGTTGAACGTCGTCCAGTGCTGCACGCGGTCGCCCAGGCGGTCGTACACCGCGGCGGCGTAGTCCTGGAACCGGTACGCCGTGTCGCGGTTGGTCCAGCCGCCCTTCTCCTCGAGCGCTTGCGGCAGGTCCCAGTGGTACAGGGTCAGCCACGGCAGGATGTCGGCGTCGAGGAGTTCGTCGACGAGGCGCGAGTAGAAGTCGAGCCCCTTCCCGTTGACGAAGCGGTCGCCGGGCTTCACGCGGGCCCAGCTGGTGGAGAAGCGGTAGGACCCGAGTCCGAGACGCTTCATGAGCGCGACGTCCTGCGGCATCCGGTGGTAGTGGTCGACGGCGACCTCGGGGGTGTGCCCGTTGGCGACCGCTCCGGGGACGCGCGCGTAGGCGTCCCAGATGGAGTCCTCTTTGCCGTCTTCGTGTGCCGCGCCTTCGATCTGGGCAGCGGCGGTCGCCGAGCCCCAGAGGAAGCCCGGGGGGAAGGTGTTCGTCATCAGCCCTTGACCGCTCCTTGCATGATGCCGGCGATCAGTTGCCGCCCGGCTACGACGAATAGTACGAGAAGAGGGATGGTGGACAGGATCGCGCCGGTGAGCACGATCGAGTAGTCGACGTAGTAACCGGACTGCAGCTGACCGAGCGCCGTCTGCAGGGTGGGGTTCTGCGGGCTCAACACGATGAGCGGCCACAGGTAGTCGGTCCACGCCGTCATGAAGGTGAACAGCGCGAGGATCGCCATCGCCGGTCGCGCGGCGGGCAGTGCGACGTTGACGAACGTGCGGAACTGGTTCGCGCCGTCCATCCGCGCCGCCTCGATGAGCTCGTCGGGGATCACGTCGACGAGGTACTGCCGCATGAAGAAGACGCCGAACGCCGTGACGAGGGTCGGCACGATGACCGCGCCGAGCTCGCCGGTCCAGCCGAGCTGCCGCATCACGATGAACAGCGGGATGATGCCGAGCTGGGTCGGGATCGCCATCGTCGCGATGACGAAGATCATCAGCCCGTCGCGGCCGCGGAACCGCAGCTTCGCGAACGCGTAGCCGGCGAGCGTCGAGAAGCTCACGACCGACACGGTGATGATCGTCGACACGAGGAGGCTGTTGCCGAGGGCGAGCCAGAACGGGATCGCGTCGAACACCTTCGCCGCGTTGGCGAAGAAGTTGCCGCCGGGGATGAGCGGCAGCGTCTCGCCGCGGGTCGAATTGGTGCCCGAGCCGACGACGAACGACCACCACAGGGGGTAGGCCGAGCCGAGCAGCACTGCGGTCAGCAGTCCGTAGGAGAGGAAGCCGGGGCGGCTGCCGATGCCGGCCATGCCGCCGCCGCGATTGCGGCGATTCACCTTGGCGGGCTCGACCGGGAAGGCGGCCGGGGTCGTGGTCTGCAGGCTCACGGGCGTGCTCCTCGCTGCGCTGCCAGGCGGCGCGCGCTCGCGCGCTTGATCGCCCGGTTCTCGGACGAGGCGATGCGCCTCGAGATGAAGAAGTTGATGAGGCCGAGCGTCACGATCAGCAGGAACAGCAGCCATGCGATCGCGGACGCTTCGCCGAAGTTGCCTCGGAAGAACGCCATCTCCCACAGGTAGAGCACGGTCGTCTGGAACTGACGGTCGTAGCCGCCGATCCCGCCCGCGGCCGACACGTCGAACAGTCGCGGCTCGGCGAAGATCTGCAGCCCGCCGATCGTCGCCGTGATGATCACGAAGATGAGGGTGGGGCGGATGCTCGGCACGGTGATCGAGAAGAAGCGGCGGGCAGCGCCGGCCCCGTCGATCGCGGCCGACTCGTGCAGGTCGCGCGGTACGGCTTGCATGGCCGCGAGCAGGATGAGCGCGTTGTAACCGGTCCAGCGCCAGTTCACCATCGTGGCGATCGCGATGTGGCTCGGGAGGGTGTCCTGCTTCCACATGACCGGGTCGATGCCGATGGTGCCGAGGAGGTTGTTCACGAGGCCGGACTGTTCGTTGAACACGCTCGAGAAGATCAGGGCCACGGCGACCGGGGTCACCACATAGGGCAGCAGCACGCTCATCCGCCAGAAGGTGCGGGCCTTGAGGTGCTGGTCGAGCACGGCGGCGATCACGAGCGCGACGGTGAGCTGCGGGATCGTGGAGAGCAGGAAGATGCTGAGCGTGTTGAAGATCGAGTTCCAGAAGAACCGGTCCTGCAGCACGGCGCCGAAGTTGTCGAGACCGACGAAGTCGCCCTGGCCCGACAGCAGCTCCCAGTCGTGCAACGACACGACGAGCGTGTAGACGAGCGGGAACGCGCCGGTGATGGCGAACAACACGAAGAAGGGTGCGATGTAGACGTACGGCGAGGCCTTGACGTCGAAGCGGCTGAGCCGTTGCCGCCAAGTGAGAGGGGCGGCGACCGCAGACCGTCGAGCGGTCGAGGGGGTCGCCGCGGGCGGCCGGTCGAGGGTGCTGGTCATGGCGGTTCCTTGGACGCGAGGAGAAGGAGGTGAAGGGGCGAGGCCCCGGCCGGGGGGAGCCGGGGCCTCGCAGGGTGGACGCGGGGGTCAGTCCACCAGTTCGGACAGGAGCGTCAGGGCTTCCTGCCAGGCGGCGTCGCGGTCGGCTTCGCCGTTGTCGAGCTTCTTCAGTGCCGGGCCGAACACGTTCTCCTGGATGACCGAGTCGTCCGGGCCCTTGAACTGGGCCACGACGCCCTCGGCGCGCGAGGCGAGGATCGCGCCGGTGGGCGCGCCGTTGAACACCTCGTTCGGGGTGGCCTCGGCGGCCAGGGTCTCCTGCGCCTCGACCGTGCTCGGGAAGTTGCCGGCCGCGGCCGACTGCTTCACCTGCTGCTCGGGCTCGGTCAGCCAGCTCGCGAGAGCGGCCGCCTCCTCCTTGTGCTCCGAGGTCTCGGGGATGCTCAGGAAGGTGCCGCCCCAGTTGGCGGGGCCGCCGGGGAACACGTCGGCGAAGTCCCATCCGGTCTCCGGTCCGCCGCCGCCGGCCTCGAGCTGGCCGGTGATGGTGCCCAGCATCCAGCCCGGGCAGGTGAACACGGCGAAACTCTGGTCGGTGAACGACTTGCCGCCGTTCCAGTCCCACGCGCTCTCGGCCGCGGAGAGTCCGTCGGCCGCGCCCTGCGCGATGAGGTCGAAGCGGGCCTCCATCTGGGCGTTGCCCTCGATGTTCAGCTCGCCGTCCGCGGTGTAGTAGCCCTCCTCGAGCTGGTTGACCATGGCGTTCCAGACGAAGCCGGAGTGGTCGTACCAGGCCTTGCCGGTCGCCGCGTGGTACTGGCGGCCGAGCTCGAAGAAGCGCTCCCAACTGGCATCGGCTCCGCCGAAGAGCTCGGCGACCGCGGCGCGGTCGGTCGGCAGGCCGGCCGCGGCGAACGCCGGGCCGTTGAAGCACAGGCCCTCGGGGCCGACGTCCATGCCGTAGCCGATCACGCGACCCTCGGGGTCGGTCGCCTGCTCGTACTTCCAGTCGATCCAGTCCGACTTGCGGTCCTCGATGCCGTGGTCGCGCAGGTCGACGAACTGGTCGGAGACCTCCATGATCTTGCCGAGCCAGCCCTCCTCGATGGCGACGACATCCGAGAGACCCGAGCCGGCGGCGATCTTGGTGAAGGCGTCGGTGCGGGCATTGCCGCCGGTGTCGATGTTGGTGGCTTCGATCTTGATGCCCGGGTTGGCCTTCTCGTACTCCTTGTAGAGCTCCTCGTAGCCCATGGTGCCGAAGGTCGTCACCGTGAGGGTGACGTCGCCGTCACCTCCTCCGGAGCCGCCGGATGAACATCCGGTGGCGAGGAGGGCGAGGGTTGCGGCGCCGGCGACGGCCGCTGCTGTGGTGCGTCGTGAAATTCTCACGGTCACTCCTTTGTGTGCGTGGATGAGGCAGGAGTGGGAGCGCCTCGCAACTTTCGTGGGAGCGCTCTCACGATGCGGATGACGCTAGAGCGGTGCAAGGCGGCTGTCAACGACAGAATCCGTCCACGCACGAAGAAGGGCCGGTCAGGGGCCAGAAAAATCATGGGAGCGCTCTCACGGCACTCGGCGTGTCGCCTCGCGCTCCCCTCACCTGTGTTACGCCGGCGACGTGGCGTCCACCTCGTCGAGACGCGTCCGCAGCTCCTCGGGCAGCTCCAGTCGCACCGCTTCGAGCGCGCTCTCGAGCTGTTCGGGTTTGCTGCCTCCGAGGATGGGGGTGATCGACGGGCGGCCGCCGACGAGCCAGGCGAGCACGACCTGCCCGCGGCTCGCGCCGAGCTCGCGAGCGACCTCGTCGAGCACCTCGAGCCGGCGCCGATTGCCCGGGTGGTCGTACGCCTCCGGGATCGGCTTGGCGGGGTTGTCGTACGCGCCGCTCAGCAGCGGCGTGTACGCCCAGATGTCGAGTTTCTCGGTCGCGGCGAGGTCGACCAGCTCGTCGTCGAGCATGCCGAAGCGGTGGTTCTGCCCCGGCGGCAGCACGCCGGGTCGGGGGCGCAGGTACGACCGACTGTGCTGCAGCGCGTCGACCGGGCGCAGGCCCCGCTCCAGCGCGTGCCGACGCGCCCTCTCGACCCGCCACGCCGGGTGGTTCGAGGTTCCGACGCGCTTGGTGAGCCCGTCGGAGACGAGGGCACCGAAGGCCTCCGCGGTCTGCTCGATCGGCACGGTGCGGTCCTCCATGTGCGCCCACAGCAGATCGACCCGCTCGATGCCGAGGCGCCGCAGGCTGCCTTCCGCGGCGGTCCGCACGGCGGTGGGCGAGAGGCCTTCGCGCGACGCCGGCCAGTCATCCTTGTCCCGCGGTTCCGCGCCGACCTTCGTGCTGATCTTCACCCGGGCTCGCGCGTCCGGCCGGGCCTTCAGCCAGCGGCCCAAGAGGCGCTCGCTGTCCCCGCCGTAGCCGGATTCGCTCGCCCAGAACGCGTAGCAGTCCGCAGTGTCGATCCACTCGCCGCCCGCCTCGACGAACCGGTCGAGGAGTGCGAACGACGTCCTCTCGTCGATGGTGATCCCGAACATCATGGCGCCGAGCGCCAGCCGAATTCCCGTCATGACCCCATGCTCCAAGCTGGAGCGCGCTCCAGCGCAAGGGCATGATCGTGGTCATGCAGACCTTCACCCCGGCGGAGGCAGCCGAGCGCACCGGATTCAGCCTCGACACATTGCGTTACTACGAGAAGGCGGGGCTGCTCGGCCGCATCCGCCGGGGCGCCGGCGGTCGTCGCGCCTACACCGAGAGCGACATCGAATGGCTCGGGCTCATCCGCTGCCTGCGTGACACCGGCATGCCGATCGCGCAGCTGAAGAGCTACGCGCAACTCGCGACCGACGACTCGACGATGGACGAGCGTCTCGCCCTGCTCGAGCAGCACGATCGGGAGGTGCAGGCGTCGATCGACGCCCTCCTCGCTCAGCAGCGGCGCCTGCGCGAGAAGATCGCCTGGTACCACTCCGAGGGGGCGTCCGCCGAACGGCACCTCGCGCGCTCGATGCTCGCCTGACTGCTAGAGCGCGATGTCCTTCGGCACGTAGACGAACGCATCCCGGCCCGACTCGAGGCGGACGCCGATGCGGCGGTAGGCGACCCGTTCGTAGTGGTCGGCGGCCGCGAGCTGCGACTGGTCGAGTTCGAGCACCGCACCGTCGACGCGATCGGAGGGCCGTCCCGTGTGCTCGAGTCCGGGATGCACGTCGCTCCCGCTCGCCGCGATGACGTCGGGATCGGTGATCCGCACCTCCCCGAGCCGATAGCCGGCGAGCGTGTCGGGCTGCGTCGGCACGACCCGGCCGAACAGCGCGAGTTGCACGCGCTCGAGTCGGAGGGTGCCGAACGAGAACACGAGGGCGCTCATGGGTCCACTCTAGGAGCCGGACGGTTGGCGTCCCGCGCCTTGGGGTAGACAGACCGTCCTGTCCCATCACTGGGGTCTTGGGGGGACAAATCGTCCCGCCCTACTGTCGAGTCAAGCCGGGAGGCGGCGCTCACTAGGCCGCCGGGGATCCGACCCGGCAAAGGGGACCGGTCGCATCCGTGCACAGGGCTTTCTGGCGGATCCCGCCCTCTCTCTCGTCCACGGATCGCAGCAGTACGGCCCACAGCAGTGCGCCGTGCGGATCCCTTTCATCGCTTGGAAAAATCATGTCTTCCACCGTCACCTCCACCCGTCCCGCCCGCAGCCGCAAGGTGCGCGCCATCCTCGCCGGAGGCGTCGTGCTCGGCGTCGGCGCGGCCGTCACGCTCGCCGCCTGGTCTGACTCCGAGTTCGCCACCGGACTGTTCAGCGCCGGCTCCTTCAACCTCGAGGGCAGCGCGAACGGGACCGCCTACGACGAGCACCCGGCCGCAGACGCCCCCGCGTCGCTCGCCTTCTCGCTTCCGCTGGCGCAGAACCTCGCGCCGGAGGAGACGGTCTACGCCCCCTTCGCCGTGCGTCTCGACGACACCACGACCTCGCCCGCCGACGTCGCTCTGACAGTCGCCGGCACGACCGGTGTCGTCGCGGGCCTCACGTACGAGCTCATCGCGACGTCGAGCTTCGGCTGCGACGCCACCACCACGGGCACGACGATCGTGCCGTCGGGCACGGCGCTCACCGCGGGCACCGGGTCGTTCGACCTCGCCGCCGGAACCGCCGGCGCCGCCGGAGCCCCGGTGAACCTGTGCTTCGCCGTCAGCGCCGACTCCAGTCTCGCGCAGGGCCAGTCGGGCGCCGTCACCTGGCAGTTCGCCGCCACCTCGGCGAACTGATGACGAACGCGGCCACGCCGCGTCGACGGGACATCCGACGGCGACGGCGCTTCCGACGCGCCCGTGCGCTGCTCGCGGGGGCCCTCGTGCTCGGCGGGGGAGCGGCGACGACGCTCGCCGCGTGGACCGACGGCGAGTTCGCCGCCGGTGCGGTCGCCGCGAGTGTCTTCGCCACGGAGTCACGCGGCTCGGGAGACTCGGGGTACCGCCCCAACGACACCGCGCCCGGCGCCGTGCTGACCTTCACCTCGGGGAGCGCCATGTCGCCGAGCAGCTCGCACTACGCGTGGCTCAACGTGCGGACGACCACCGGGTCGACCGTCGCCGGCACGACGGCGCTCGCCGGCCTGACGACGGCCGCCGCGGCGAGCGGCGACCTGCGACCGGTGCTCGAGTACCGGATGGTGCGAGGCGCCTCGGCGACCGCGGCATGCGACAGCACCGCCTTCACCGCCTCCGCCACCTACCTCGTGGGCGGCGCGGCGGCTTACGCCTCCGTCTCGAGCGCCGTGCCCTCGACCCGTGTGCCCACGACGCTCGGCGCCCACGGTGCGGGGGAAGCCCGCTTCTGCGTCGACATCCGCATCCAGAGCACGGCCGCCAGCACCTACCAGGGCACCGGCGCGACGTTGACCTGGCGTTTCGACTCCATCTCGGCGGCGTGACCATGGTCCGCCCCGCGCGCCGCACCCTCTCGACCGTCGGCGAGATCGCCCTCACTGCGCTCGCCGCGGGCGGGGCCCTCTGTCTGCTGCTCGTGGTGCTCGCCGTGGCGTTCCATGTCACTCTCATCATGTTCAAGACCGGCTCGATGTCGCCGACCATCCCCGCCGGCTCGCTCGCGGTCGTCCGTGAGATCCCGGCGAACGAGGTGCGGGTCGGCGACGTCGTGACCGTCGACAGGGCCGGAGCGCTGCCGGTCACCCACCGGGTGACCTCGGTGCAGCCGGCGGCGGGTGGGCAGCGCATCATCACGATGAAGGGCGACGCGAACCGGGATCCCGATCCGTTGCCCTACACGGTCGAGCGGGTGCGGCTCGTCATCGCGCACGTGCCGGAGCTCGCGCGCGTCGTCGGCTGGTTCTCCGACGCCCGGGTGATGGGAGGGATCGCCGTCGTCGCGGCGGGCATCGTCACGTGGGCGTTCTGGCCGCGGGAGTCGACCGAGGTCCACGGACCGCGCCACCGGGCGCCCCGCGCGCCGCGCGGATCGCGCGTCGCGCGGTCGATGGCGATCGTGCTCGTCGGTGGCGGAGTGCTCGCCGGCACGGCCCTGCCCGCACAATCCGCACGCGCGGTGGAGACGGAGATGGTCGAGCACGTCGTCGAGGGCGAACATGTGACGCTCGTGAGCGTCGGCGATGCGGCGCGGAATCGACGGATGACTCCCGGAGGATCCGCGGTGTGGCAGGTGGGCGCGCTCGCCCAGGCGGAGGAACGTGGCGAGGTCGCGCTCTCGATCAGCGGCATCGGGGATCCCGGCGCGGGGTTCGAGATCGCCGTCACGGCGTGCAGCGAGCGCTGGCGCGACGATGCCTGCGCTGGCAGCGCGACCGAACTCCTGTCGCGCCGCTCCGCGCCCGTCGGCGACGACACCATCGCGTTGCAGCGCATCCGGACCGACGAGCAGAGCTGGTTGCGCATCGCGGTGCACCGCCGCGCGGACGCCGCCGCGGCGGGCCGACTCGAGTTGCGACTGCAGGCGGATGGATTCGGCGACGTCGTGGTCGTCGGCAGCGACGTCGACGCCCCGCTCGCCACCACCGGCGCGAACGTCGCCGGACCGATCGCCGTGGCACTGCTCGCGGTCGGCACCGGATTGCTGGCTGCACGACTCGGCCGTCGGCTCCCGCGGTCGGCGGTCGCGCGATGATCGGGCGGCGTGGTCGCGTGGCCGCACTGGTGCTCGGCGCCGCTCTCACAGCGACCCTCGTCACCGCGACGCCCGCGTCCGCGAGTTGGAGCGACCCCGAGCACGCCGGCGGCACGGTCGCCGCGGGCCGGGTGCTGCCGCCGGGAGGATTCACCTGCACGGTCGGCAATTTCCTCGTCGGCGGACTGCTCCAGCAGGCCATCCGTTTCAGCTGGACCGCACCGCCCGCCACGAGCCTCAAGCCGAACCGATTCAGCGTGACGCTGAGCTACGCCGGGGGACTCAACCCGCCGACCGGCACCTACTCGGCGAGCGGCACGGCCACCGAGCTGTTCGTGCCGACGAACACGGTCATCGGCATCGGCAGCAGCACGGCGCGCATCAGCTCGCACCTCGGCACCTGGTCCTCGTCGCCGGCGGCGCAGACCCGCACCGTCTCGGTGACGAACGTACTGCTCGGCGTGCTCGTAGACTGTTCCTGATCCCGAGCGTCCCGGGCGGATGCACGCATGACGAAGGCCCGGCGACGCGGAGTCGCCGGGCCTTCGGCTGTCAGCGGCGTGAGGCCGTGGGGATCGAACCCGTCGCCGTGCCCGGTTCATGCAGGGCGCCCATCGCATCCGCCGCGCGCTGAGCCTGCAGCTGGGTGTCGAGCTGGGCGTCGGCGTCGGCCGCGTCGGCGGCGTGCGCCTCCTGCAGTGCCGACTTCTCGCGCAGCGGCGTCGCCTTGAGGAAGAAGCTCAGCGCGAACGCGATCGCGACGACCGCGAAGCTCACCCAGAAGACGGTGACGGTGGCCTGCCCGAAGCCGTCGAGGAACGGTGCCGACAGGCGGTCGTCGGCGGCGTTGAGGAACGACGTGTCGCCGTTGAGCGCATCCGCGAGCTTGCCCTGATCCTTGCTCGTCAGCAGCTCGACGATGCGGGCGTTGTCCGGATCCGCCACGACCTGGGGATCCTGCAGCGCGGCGGCCAGCTCGCGCTGGTGCGCGCTGTTCTCGAAGGCGGCCTTGAGCGTGTCGGGGATGCGGCTGAACAGCACCGAGAAGATGACCGCCGTGCCGAGGGTGCCGCCGATCTGACGGAAGAACGTCGCCGCGGAGGTCGCCACACCCATGTCGCGCGGACCCACCGCGTTCTGGCTCGCGATCGTGAGCGTCTGCATCAGTTGGCCGAGTCCGAGACCCGCCAGCAGCATCCCGCCCATGAGGAACCAGACCGGCTTGTCGTAGCTCGAGAAGGTGAGGTACAGGAAGCCGGCGGCGAGCAGGAACGTGCCGATGATCGGGAACATGCGGTAGCGCCCCGTGCGCGCGATGATCTGGCCGCTCGCGATCGACGAGATCATGAGGCCGAGGATCATCGGCAGCATGAGCAGTCCGCTCTCGGTGGGGCTCACGCCGTTGACGAGCTGCAGGTACAGCGGGATGGTCATCATCGCGCCGAACATGCCGAAGCCGACGAGCACGCCGAGCACGGTGGCCATCGAGAAGGTCGACGAGCGGAACAGCTTGAGCGGGATGAGCGCGTCATCGCCCATGAGCCGCTCGACCCACACGAACGAGACGATGCCGATCGCGCCGACGATGTAGCAGGCCCACGCGCCGGGGGAGGACCAGCCCCACTCGCGACCCTGTTCGGCGATGAGGATGAGCGGAACGACCGCGAGCACGACGGTGAGGGCGCCCCACCAGTCGATGCGTGCGGATCGCGGCGTGTGCGGCAGGTGCAGGAACGCCATGACGATGGCGAGGGCGATGATGCCGATCGGGATGTTGATCAGGAACACCCAGCGCCATCCGGTGACGCCGAAGATCTGGTCGACGCCGGCGAGCAGGCCGCCGATGAGCGGACCGAGCACACTCGAAATGCCGAACACGGCGAGGAAGTAGCCCTGGTACTTCGCGCGTTCACGCGGGGCGAGGATGTCGCCCATGACGGCGAGGGGGAGGGCCATCAGCCCGCCCGCACCGAGGCCCTGCACCGCGCGGTATGCGGCGAGCTCGTACATCGAGTTCGCCATGCCGCTGAGGAGTGACCCGATGAGGAAGATGACGATCGCGATGATGAACAGCGGGCGTCGGCCGAAGATGTCGCTGAGCTTGCCGTAGATCGGCGTCGCGACCGTCGAGACGATGAGGAATGCGGTCGTGACCCATGCCTGCAGGCTCAACCCGTCGAGGTCGTCGGCGATCGTCTTCATCGAGGTTCCGACGACGGTCTGGTTGAGGGCGGAGAGGA carries:
- a CDS encoding SipW-dependent-type signal peptide-containing protein, with translation MSSTVTSTRPARSRKVRAILAGGVVLGVGAAVTLAAWSDSEFATGLFSAGSFNLEGSANGTAYDEHPAADAPASLAFSLPLAQNLAPEETVYAPFAVRLDDTTTSPADVALTVAGTTGVVAGLTYELIATSSFGCDATTTGTTIVPSGTALTAGTGSFDLAAGTAGAAGAPVNLCFAVSADSSLAQGQSGAVTWQFAATSAN
- a CDS encoding signal peptidase I translates to MVRPARRTLSTVGEIALTALAAGGALCLLLVVLAVAFHVTLIMFKTGSMSPTIPAGSLAVVREIPANEVRVGDVVTVDRAGALPVTHRVTSVQPAAGGQRIITMKGDANRDPDPLPYTVERVRLVIAHVPELARVVGWFSDARVMGGIAVVAAGIVTWAFWPRESTEVHGPRHRAPRAPRGSRVARSMAIVLVGGGVLAGTALPAQSARAVETEMVEHVVEGEHVTLVSVGDAARNRRMTPGGSAVWQVGALAQAEERGEVALSISGIGDPGAGFEIAVTACSERWRDDACAGSATELLSRRSAPVGDDTIALQRIRTDEQSWLRIAVHRRADAAAAGRLELRLQADGFGDVVVVGSDVDAPLATTGANVAGPIAVALLAVGTGLLAARLGRRLPRSAVAR
- a CDS encoding MDR family MFS transporter, which gives rise to MTHKQILYVIFGLMAAMFLSALNQTVVGTSMKTIADDLDGLSLQAWVTTAFLIVSTVATPIYGKLSDIFGRRPLFIIAIVIFLIGSLLSGMANSMYELAAYRAVQGLGAGGLMALPLAVMGDILAPRERAKYQGYFLAVFGISSVLGPLIGGLLAGVDQIFGVTGWRWVFLINIPIGIIALAIVMAFLHLPHTPRSARIDWWGALTVVLAVVPLILIAEQGREWGWSSPGAWACYIVGAIGIVSFVWVERLMGDDALIPLKLFRSSTFSMATVLGVLVGFGMFGAMMTIPLYLQLVNGVSPTESGLLMLPMILGLMISSIASGQIIARTGRYRMFPIIGTFLLAAGFLYLTFSSYDKPVWFLMGGMLLAGLGLGQLMQTLTIASQNAVGPRDMGVATSAATFFRQIGGTLGTAVIFSVLFSRIPDTLKAAFENSAHQRELAAALQDPQVVADPDNARIVELLTSKDQGKLADALNGDTSFLNAADDRLSAPFLDGFGQATVTVFWVSFAVVAIAFALSFFLKATPLREKSALQEAHAADAADADAQLDTQLQAQRAADAMGALHEPGTATGSIPTASRR
- a CDS encoding gamma-glutamylcyclotransferase family protein, giving the protein MSALVFSFGTLRLERVQLALFGRVVPTQPDTLAGYRLGEVRITDPDVIAASGSDVHPGLEHTGRPSDRVDGAVLELDQSQLAAADHYERVAYRRIGVRLESGRDAFVYVPKDIAL